The following DNA comes from Microbacterium terregens.
CGAGAACCTTGGCGATCTGAGGCATGGAGGCCAGCCTACCCAGGGGCCTCCGCCCGCTTTTGAGTGCACCGCACAAGAAAGACGCCAATACGTGTGGGGGAGTCTACGAGCCCGTCCGAGCATTCCTGTGCGGTTCCTCGCGGTTACCCGCGGTTCCACAGGTCTGGCCACGAGACGCCGAGCGCGCTCGCGAGCCGGCGCACCGTGGACAGCGACATGCCCACCACCGTCGACGGGTCTCCGACGACCCGATCGATGAAGGGGCCACCGAGGCTGTCGATCGTGAAGGCGCCGGCGACCTGCAGCGGTTCGCCCGATGCGACGTAGGCGGCGATCTCGGCATCGCTCACGTCGGCGGCGAAGGTGACGGATGCTTCGGCCACCGCATCCGCCTGTCGAAGCTCCGCGCCCGGGAGCACCCGGATGACGCTGTGCCCGGAGTGCAGCACGCCCGTCCGTCCGCGCATCGCGCGCCACCGCCGTGTGGCAGCCTCGGCCGTGTACGGCTTGCCCAGGATCTCGCCGTCGATCTCGAACATGGAGTCGCCGCCGATGACGATCCCGTCGAAGTCGGGGTGGTCGGCGCGGACGCGGGACGCGACATCCGCCGCCTTTCGCCGTGCGAGCAGCAGCACGTGCTCGTCGGCGGGCAGCCGTCGGCTCTCGGCCGCCTCGACCGCGGCGATGACGGCGTCCTCGTCCACGGCCGGTGCCATCGTGCGCGGCTCGATGCCCGCCTGTCGAAGCAGCATCAGGCGGGCGGGCGACGTCGAGGCGAGGAAGACCTGCATGCGTTCACGGTAGCTGTGCGGCGCGCGTGCTGTGGAATGCTCGAGACGTGGATGCCGGAGACGAACTCGACCTCGATGTGACCAGCGTCGCCCACGGCGGTGTGTTCGTCGGGCGGTTCGGCGCGGGCGCGACCACGGCGGAACCAGGCGCCGGGGAGTCAGCCGGCGCCACCCGCGGCGGGCGCGTCATCTTCGTGCCGGACGCGATCCCGGGGGAGCGCGTCCGCGTACGCCTCACGGACGTCGGGAAGAAGTCGTTCTGGCGCGGTGACGTGATCGACGTGCTCGATGCCTCGCCCCACCGGCAGCCGCACGTGTGGCGCCAGGCGGACGTCGCGGTGCCTCCGCATCTGCGCCCCGGCGGGGCGGACTTCGGGCACATCGACCTGGCCCATCAGCGCTCGCTCAAGCGCGAGGTGCTGACCGACGCTCTGCAGCGCTTCGGCGGCGTCGCGCTGCCCTTCGACCTGACCGGCCCCGTCGAGGTGTCCGACGCGGAGGGGCGGATCGTGGATGCGGAAACGCCCGACGGCACCCGGTGGCGCACCAGGGTGAGCCTGCACGTCGATGCCGACGGCCGC
Coding sequences within:
- a CDS encoding Maf family protein, yielding MQVFLASTSPARLMLLRQAGIEPRTMAPAVDEDAVIAAVEAAESRRLPADEHVLLLARRKAADVASRVRADHPDFDGIVIGGDSMFEIDGEILGKPYTAEAATRRWRAMRGRTGVLHSGHSVIRVLPGAELRQADAVAEASVTFAADVSDAEIAAYVASGEPLQVAGAFTIDSLGGPFIDRVVGDPSTVVGMSLSTVRRLASALGVSWPDLWNRG